A genomic region of Sander vitreus isolate 19-12246 chromosome 11, sanVit1, whole genome shotgun sequence contains the following coding sequences:
- the asb1 gene encoding ankyrin repeat and SOCS box protein 1, with protein sequence MAEGPEADVDEPPSINFPPLITVSDLPSATAAGRNLKEWLQEQFCDKPLEQDDMRLHNAAYVGDLDTLRNLLQEDGFRRRINEKSVWCCGCLPCTPLRIAATAGHAACVAYLIAQGAEVDLVDVKGQTALYVAVVNGHLDCVRILLEAGADPNGSRHHRSTPLYHAARVGRLDVLQELIRFNADVDMDHQLGPRLLLSARTLNTLVVCPLYISAAYHHLHCFQLLLQAGAQPDFNYTGPVCQEALTRGLASCLLDAVLRHGCEVAFIRLLLDHGANPALVPCDGTELEGPNRRKVDPEALRVLLEARKFPRRLTHLCRIRIRRAMGKNRLNHIPLLPLPQPIKNFLLHQN encoded by the exons ATGGCCGAAGGTCCAGAGGCGGATGTTGACGAGCCGCCCAGTATCAATTTCCCTCCGCTCATCACTGTCTCTGATCTGCCCAGTGCCACTGCTGCAG GCCGTAACCTAAAGGAATGGCTCCAGGAGCAGTTCTGCGACAAACCTCTGGAGCAGGATGACATGCGGCTGCACAATGCGGCCTACGTCGGAGACCTGGACACCCTGAGGAACCTGCTGCAGGAAGACGGCTTCAGACG GCGCATCAATGAGAAGTCTGTTTGGTGCTGTGGCTGTCTGCCCTGCACCCCTCTGCGGATCGCAGCCACAGCGGGACACGCTGCTTGCGTGGCCTATCTGATCGCCCAGGGAGCCGAGGTGGACCTAGTTGATGTAAAAGGTCAAACAGCCCTCTACGTAGCTGTGGTGAACGGTCACCTGGACTGCGTCCGGATCCTCCTTGAAGCCGGAGCCGATCCCAACGGAAGTCGCCACCACCGCAGTACCCCGCTCTACCACGCTGCCCGGGTGGGAAGGCTGGACGTACTGCAGGAACTCATCAG GTTCAATGCTGATGTGGACATGGACCACCAGCTGGGTCCCCGGCTCCTTTTAAGCGCTCGCACCTTGAACACTCTGGTGGTGTGTCCTCTCTACATCAGCGCCGCCTACCACCACCTGCACTgtttccagctgctgctccagGCCGGCGCTCAGCCTGATTTCAACTACACAGGGCCCGTCTGCCAGGAGGCCCTGACCCGCGGCCTGGCCTCCTGCCTGCTGGATGCTGTGCTGCGACACGGATGTGAGGTGGCCTTCATCCGCTTGCTGCTAGACCACGGGGCCAACCCGGCCCTCGTGCCCTGTGATGGGACAGAGCTGGAGGGTCCTAATCGGAGGAAGGTGGATCCGGAGGCGCTCAGGGTCCTCCTGGAGGCGAGGA AATTCCCTCGCAGGCTGACACACCTTTGTCGCATCAGGATCCGCAGAGCGATGGGTAAAAATCGCCTAAACCACATACCCTTGTTACCGCTACCACAACCCATCAAGAACTTCCTGCTTCACCAAAACTGA